Genomic window (Acropora muricata isolate sample 2 chromosome 11, ASM3666990v1, whole genome shotgun sequence):
ttgaaaaatttaggaCCCAAGTGGCtaccagaaaaaaaagttaacttTACGGCCAGGCTCATGTGCTGTTGtcctttttattattatcaggTTCGATGTCTCTTCCTTACTGATGGATTTATCACAGACAATGCACAACGCGACCTTATTATTCAAGAAAGAAGTAAATACAAGGATATTGAACTACAGCCACTCCTGGGATGGGAGTTTGGACTGCGATTCCTCAGTCAAATTAGATGGGCGTTTGCTAAGTTTgactttcaatattttcttagAATAGACGatgattattttctttgttttaagaGACTTCTTGCTGAGCTGCCGTGGCGACCAAAACAAAATCTGGTTTGGGGGAGTTTCCACTGCGAGGCAGGAATAACATGGATAGATGAATCGTTCATGATATTTACCCCGGACATCATCGATAAATTCTTGTCTCAAAATGAAAGTACTCGGCTGTGTCACGCGCATGCCGATCAGCAGATTGGCATTTGGTTAAATGATATTCCATCAAGGCACTTAGTTCATGATTCAAGATTACATCACGCAGACACGCCAGCTTCGTTTTCTCCTCAGTTTGTCAACGTTACAAACGTTTGTGACTCGTATTTGGGGATACACGGCACTTATGAGGACAAAATGCGATATTTTGGCTTAAATTCGAACGACAGCATGAAAGTGGAAAGCCCTTTTCCagattttttaactttttgtaaaACTAAAACGTTTGATTACCGAATTTTTAATAAGGAATGGAAATATCAACCAAAGCTTTGCAAGGATAACCCAAGATGGAACGTCGGCAGAACTATATACGTTGGCCGAGAAAATCGACCTCCATGACCAAGAGCTGTTAATGACGTCGTCTCCAAGCAGATATccgtttttaacaaaatgaagtCCTTTTTCCAATTAATCATAAACATCGCACTTTCCGAGGACACAAAGCAGGTGAATGATTTTGATGAATGTTTCGGTTGTTGAGACCGGTTAGTATAAAATGCAGACTACAGATTGCAGGTTGGGGTTAAAATGCAGACTAGTGTAGACTGGGTTTAAAATGTAGACTGAGGCCTAAATTGTCGCAACATCTGATACCCGATAAGCAATTTACTagaatccaactagtggtctattatcaatgctgcgttctgattggttgagttaCTAATAGCCtctatgttatagcccactagtagcgaagaGCGACCGTCATATTTTTAATGTTATGGCGGCAAGAGAGGATTAAAATTTAGCTTTAACTAgggaaagatgttttgtctcgattttttttttgaccaactagttgggttttactaaaacaatcatTCCACTCGCCTTCATGGCcactgagtcaatagc
Coding sequences:
- the LOC136889937 gene encoding uncharacterized protein, whose product is MGWRHPSLCALYSTFIYAFICTVLLLVYIHFSTLPGRYSKSDTLNHTLERNIEPTIGVRFAVEQSDDMENLASLGGTDSVEYTNVIPVIDFKDLGHKKRKLLLLIIVSTAPGRFKRRQGIRETWWKNCHDNHEVRCLFLTDGFITDNAQRDLIIQERSKYKDIELQPLLGWEFGLRFLSQIRWAFAKFDFQYFLRIDDDYFLCFKRLLAELPWRPKQNLVWGSFHCEAGITWIDESFMIFTPDIIDKFLSQNESTRLCHAHADQQIGIWLNDIPSRHLVHDSRLHHADTPASFSPQFVNVTNVCDSYLGIHGTYEDKMRYFGLNSNDSMKVESPFPDFLTFCKTKTFDYRIFNKEWKYQPKLCKDNPRWNVGRTIYVGRENRPP